In a single window of the Elaeis guineensis isolate ETL-2024a chromosome 4, EG11, whole genome shotgun sequence genome:
- the LOC105043104 gene encoding LOW QUALITY PROTEIN: rubisco accumulation factor 1, chloroplastic (The sequence of the model RefSeq protein was modified relative to this genomic sequence to represent the inferred CDS: inserted 3 bases in 2 codons), whose product MAMLSLTSPKPTNPFLQTHHHHLLQHHRHRHHQKMKSPRPISATKIPSSPPPPSPLGELYQPFRPPPSPLPQKYRSLGPAERIDILRNRLGRWHEYAPLITALAHDGFTPPSIEEVTGISSVEQNRLIVAAQVRDSLLSSSFDPDLIAFFDAGGGADLLYELRFLNASQRAAAAHRVVEQRFDPKAAQELARAVKDFPRRRGDDGWTCFSAAHPGDCLAYTHFRLSREALSAGDRIAALERAMEAAETEGAKKRIEEEMEKAAGGGREGIERGEEVGRVTVPVVRLMYGEVAEATSVVLLPVCXGGEGVAAAPGWCRAEGELGVVAAEKGWERWVVLPGWGPVAAVGEGGGVAVEFEDGRVLPWRASRKWGMEEAVLVVADRGRREVAEEAGFYLVSXRGEGGVRGGEGDKLVEKGVKEALGTVVLVVRPPKEEEDDQLADEDWE is encoded by the exons atgGCCATGCTCTCACTCACCTCTCCCAAACCCACAAACCCCTTCTTACAAACCCACCACCATCATCTTCTCCAACACCACCGTCATCGTCATCACCAGAAGATGAAAAGTCCTCGACCCATCTCCGCCACCAAGATCCCCTCCTCTCCGCCCCCGCCATCGCCTCTTGGCGAGCTCTACCAGCCCTTCCGGCCGCCGCCCTCCCCACTCCCACAGAAGTACCGCTCCCTCGGCCCCGCCGAGCGCATCGACATCCTCCGCAACCGCCTGGGCCGCTGGCATGAGTACGCCCCCCTCATCACCGCCCTCGCCCACGATGGCTTCACCCCACCCTCCATCGAGGAGGTCACCGGCATCTCGAGCGTCGAACAGAACCGCCTCATCGTCGCCGCCCAGGTCCGCGActccctcctctcctcctccttcgACCCCGACCTCATCGCCTTCTTCGACGCCGGCGGCGGCGCTGATCTCTTGTACGAGCTCCGCTTCCTCAACGCCTCCCAGCGCGCCGCCGCCGCCCACCGCGTCGTCGAGCAGCGCTTCGACCCAAAGGCTGCCCAGGAGCTGGCTCGGGCCGTCAAGGACTTCCCCCGCCGCCGCGGGGACGACGGCTGGACCTGCTTCTCCGCCGCCCACCCAGGCGACTGCCTAGCCTACACCCACTTCCGCCTCAGCCGAGAGGCGCTCTCGGCCGGCGACCGGATCGCGGCTCTCGAGCGGGCGATGGAGGCGGCGGAGACGGAGGGGGCCAAGAAGAGGATAgaggaggagatggagaaggcggcGGGCGGAGGGAGAGAAGGAATCGAGCGAGGCGAAGAGGTGGGAAGGGTGACGGTGCCGGTGGTGCGACTGATGTACGGGGAGGTGGCGGAGGCGACGTCGGTGGTGCTGCTGCCGGTGT CGGGCGGGGAGGGGGTGGCGGCGGCGCCGGGGTGGTGCAGGGCGGAGGGGGAGCTGGGGGTGGTGGCGGCGGAGAAGGGTTGGGAGAGGTGGGTGGTGCTGCCGGGGTGGGGGCCGGTGGCGGCggtgggggaggggggaggggtggCGGTGGAGTTCGAGGACGGGAGGGTGTTGCCGTGGAGGGCGAGCAGGAAGTGGGGGATGGAGGAGGCGGTGCTGGTGGTGGCGGACAGGGGGAGGAGGGAGGTGGCGGAGGAGGCCGGCTTCTATCTGGTGTC GAGGGGAGAAGGGGGAGTTAGGGGTGGTGAGGGGGATAAGCTAGTGGAGAAGGGGGTAAAGGAGGCGCTGGGGACGGTGGTGCTGGTGGTGAGGCCCCccaaggaggaggaggatgatcaGTTGGCCGATGAGGATTGGGAGTGA